Genomic window (Paenibacillus sp. PK3_47):
ACAACCCGTTCTATTTCGAAGGCAAGCACGCCAAAGGGATCGGCAGTCCGCATACGCCGGGCGGTTATGTATGGCATATGGCACTGTCGATGCAGGCGCTGACGGCAGACAACGATGAAGAGATTAAAGAACTGATTGATATGCTCATCCGGACAGATGCGGATACCGGGTATATGCATGAAGGGTTCCACCCTGACAATCCTGCCGATTTCTCGCGCGAGTGGTTCGCCTGGTCCAACAGCCTGTTCGCCACACTGATCGGCAAAGCGATGGATAGAGGACTGGTCTAACCGGAGCTTTCTCCGCGGCCCCTGGCCATGACCTGCATTGTATAAACAGATCCTTCAATTAAAAAACCGGCTGCGCCGTCCTTTAAAGGAAGGCGCAGCCGGTTTTGGCTTGCTGGACTACATCATATTAATAGCTGCTCTGGCTCTGTTCACCTTTGGCAATGGCTACGCCGCCGCTGGTTCCGATCCGGGTTGCCCCCGCTCCGACCATCACAAGCGCGTCTTCAGCACTGCGTACACCGCCGGATGCCTTAACGCCAATCTCCGGCCCTACGGCTGCGCGCATCAGCGCGATATCTTCCTTGGTCGCCCCTCCGGTAGAGAATCCGGTGGATGTCTTCACAAAATCCGCTCCGGCTTCCACGGACAGCTTGCAGGCGCGGGTCTTCTCTTCGTCCGTAAGCAGGCAGGTTTCGATGATGACCTTGGTCAGCGCCTTGCCGCGGGCTGCCTCAACAACAGCGGCGATATCACGTTTAACCAGCTCGTTGTCTCCGTCCTTGAGAGCGCCGATATTGATGACCATATCTACCTCCCCTGCACCGTTTGCAATCGCGTTCGCAGTTTCAAAAGCCTTCGTTTCCGGTGTGGAAGCTCCCAGCGGGAATCCGATAACCGTACATACCTTTACTTCCGGAGTATCCTTCAGCACTTCATGGGCCACAGCAACCCAGGCCGGATTGACACAGACAGAAGCGAACTTGTAAGTCTTGGCTTCTTCTGCCAGCTTGATGATATCTTCTTTACGCGCATCGGCTTTGAGCAGCGTATGATCTATGATCCCGGATAGTGTAATTTCACTCATTGTTAATTCCTCCATGGCTTGTAGATGTTCTTCGTTCCTTGTAATCATACCAATAGTAAGCCGCTTTGGAAAGGCAGCCGGAAAGCTGTGCGTCTGTTCAACATAGATAAGGCATCCTTTATTTGTGAAGGATATATATCCCTTTTTATAAATATAAGTAATAAATAGTTTAATTGTCCTAAAAAATCCTGTTCAAAACATCGATAATAGTTATAAAGTGATAATGTATTATTTTACCTTATTTATCACACTTTTAATTTGAAGGAGATGTATGGGCAGATGGGCAGCTTTAAATTTGCAACTAACACCGCAGGACGCACATTGGATGTACAAGTGGAAGGAACCATGTCAGAAGCGGATGCGGGGCGTTTTATCGAGGAATACAACCAGACTGTCAGCAGGTTCGATCCAACCGAATACGACATTATTCTGGACTGCACCGGACTGAACGTGTCATCCCCGGACATGCTGCCTATGCTGGAGCAGTGCTATATCCTGTACAAGCAATCCGGATTCAAAAAAGTCATCTTCACTATCGCCAAAAGTCCTGTGCTGAAAATGCAGCTCAGCCGGATCGCCCGCTCCACCAAACTGGAAAACTACGAAATCCGTGAAGTGTAGGTGAACCTATGATACATACCGGAGATAGCATTGTCATCCGCAGCGCCGCTTATTACCACCCCTCACATATTGTCGGCAATGATTATTACCTGGAGCATTTTGCTGCGCTCGGGAAGGACATCAAGCGGTTCCTGGAGGTTATGGGCCGCCGCAGCAGATATATTGTAAGTGATGACAGCGAGAATTCGCTGACTATGGGACTTAAGGCTGCCCAAAAGGTGCTTAAGGATGCGGGGCTGCAGAGTGAAGATCTCGACATGATCGTCTTCGCCTCACAGACACCGGAGTATACTTATCCAACCAATGCCCTGCTGCTGCACAATAAGCTGCAATGCAAGCACCGTACCATTACACTGGATACCAATGCCAACTGCGCCGGTATGGTCGCTGCCGTTGAACAGGCGAGCCGTTACATGCAGTCGAACCCGGGCATCCGTTATGCGCTGGTCACGGGCAGTGATTACAGCTCCATTAACTGCAACACGGATGATGAGATTACCTATCCCAACTTTGGAGATGCAGCCGCAGCCGTGATCCTGGAGCGGAGCAGCGAACCCGGAGGCTTCAGGGATTCCCTGTACTACACCGATTCCGAAGGCTGTGAGAACATTATGTTTCCCGCTTGCGGACTCTCGGGCATTTATCGTGAAGAAACCACTGCCGAACAGATCCGGATCCGCTGGACACCGTTTGATGGTACAGTATGCGTGGGTGCAGCCATAGCGGATATCCAGGAGCTGATGCGCCGCAACGGCCTGACCGCCGAGGATATCTCCGCCTTCTGTCTCTCCCAGTTCTCGCTCAAAAATATCGAGCTGATTCAGGATGGTCTGGGTCTGGGCCCCGAGAAGTTCATCTACGTCGGTGACGAGTTCGGCTATACCGCTACGAGCAGCCCGTTTATCGCTTTTCAGCGCGGCGTCGAGGACGGCCGGATCAAACGCGGCGACTATGTCTTCTTCTGGTCTGTAGGCGCCGGCTGGCAAATTCCGACGATGCTTTTTAAGTATTAAATACAGGGTGTCCTTAACGCGGCTATGATACGGCGCTCAGGACACCTTTTCTTTGTGCACTGAGAGTTCTATTGAATGTTGTACACCAGACTCCTGCGCTTTAAGCGGAAAAAGAGTCTTAGGAGCGTGTGTAGATCAAGCTAAGTGGAAATTCTCCATATAATTTCAAGGAAAATACCGGTAGTGCAATATTAGCGGGAAAAACTCCACTTAAAAGTACTGGATGAGTCTCCAAAGGCCTTTTTCCGCCCGAATAGCTGGAGAATTTCCAACTAAAGCTCCTAAATGAGGAAAAAGGACAGAATTAGCTGGAAGATTTCCAACTAAGCTCTGCAGCAATCAAACTGACGAAGATTCCCCCCTATATATTCAAAAAAAAACAGCTCTCTCCGCAGAGAAAGCTGTATATTATAAAGCTGAATTTAAGAATGTCCGCCGGAAAATGCAAGCCCGATCCGGTTCACAAGCTGCTTGCTTTCCTCGTTCAGTCCGGTAATCGTCACGGTCTTGCCGTGCTCGGCATACTTGCTGATTGTTTTGGCAATCGCCCCTACTGCGGACTGATCCCACACGTGGGAATGGCTGAAATCTATAACGATCTGCTGCCGGTCATTCTCATAATCAAACTCCTGGACAAAATGGCTTGTCGTACCGAAGAACAGCTGGCCTGACACGGTATACGTTGTCGTATCGGTTCCGGTCTTAACCGTTAAGCGGATAGAGGCCATTTTCCAGGCGAAGGACAAGGCGCTAAGCAGCACGCCGAACAGAACGCCGATCGACAAATTATCCGTAGCTACCACCGTAACCACTGTTACGATCATCACCAGCGCATCGCTTTTCGGAACCCGGGCCAGCGACTTCAGCGAACTCCATTCAAAGGTGCTGATGCAGACCATAATCATCACTCCAACCAGCGCCGCCATCGGAATTTGCTTGACCACATCGCCAAGCACCAGAATCAGGAACAGCAGAAAAACACCTGATACAAAGGTCGACAGACGCGTCCGTCCGCCCGATTTCATGTTGACCATCGACTGGCCGATCATGGCACAGCCGGCCATGCCGCCGAAAAACCCGGTAACGATATTGGCCAGGCCCTGGCCTTTGGCTTCCCGGTTCTTGTCGCTGCCGGTATCGGTAATATCATCAATCAAAGTCGCTGTCATCAAGGATTCAAGCAGTCCTACCACAGCAAGTGACAGGGAGTACGGCAGGATAACGAGCAGCATATCCAGTGAAATTGGCACCTGCGGCAGATGGAACACCGGCAGGGCGGAGGTAATCTCCCCCATATCGCCGACGGTTCTTACATCCAGCTTCAGCACGATGCTGAGCACGGACACAATGATGATCGCGACAAGTGCAGACGGCACTGCCTTCGTAAAGCGCGGAACTGTGTAGATAATAACCAGTGTTAATGCTACTAAGGCATACATCACCCAGCCCTGTCCCACGAAATGCGTCAGCTGCGCCATAAAAATCAGTATTGCCAGCGCGTTGACAAAGCCGGTCATGACCGGCTGCGGCAGAAAGGTAATGAACCTGCCCAGCTTCAGCATGCCCATTATAATCTGGAAAATCCCGGCGAGAACGGTTGCCGCGAACAGGTACTCAATACCGTGATTCAGCACAAGACTGCCCACAAGCAAAGCCATGGCACCTGTAGCGGCAGAGATCATCCCCGGCCGGCCGCCGGCAAACGCGGTCACAACCGCGATGCAGACAGAGGCATACAACCCTACCATCGGACTGACTCCCGCGAGAATGGAAAAGGCGATGGCTTCAGGAATCAGGGCCACAGCCACGGTCATTCCTGAGAGCACATCGCTCCGGGTGTTGGAAAACCACCCGTTATTTAATTTATACTGCTTCAAAATTAAGCTTCCTCCTGTGTCTGATAAAGTGGTTGGGCTCCTTCACTTAGCCCTGGTCCGGTGCAACGCCAATGTGAATTATTGTACCCGACCTCCCCTATGCGGCACAAAAGGCAAGCTCCATCTTGTAAGCGCTTGTTTCGCCATTTATCTCGCTAATTCTTTTATTATTGCGCAAATACTATAAATTTAACTTAACGGTACAGGCCTGAGGCTTTAACTTCATTGAAGAAATGGTTGAACTCTTCAATGTTCAGCTGCTGCGCAGCATCGGATAACGCTGTTGCCGGATCAGGATGCACTTCAACCATAATGCCGTCCGCCCCGGCGGCGAGCGCGGCTTTGGCGCATGGAATCAGAATGTCCTTGCGGCCGGTGGAGTGGGTCACATCGACCAGCACCGGCAAATGGCTCTCCTGCTTCAGAATCGGTACCGCGGAAATATCCAGCGTATTGCGCGTCCATTTCTCATAAGTGCGGATCCCCCGTTCAATCAGCATGACCTGCGTATTGCCGCGCGACATAATGTATTCGGCTGCATGAAGGAATTCCTCCATTGTGGCCGCGAGCCCGCGCTTCAGCAGCACCGGTTTATCCAGTTCTCCGGCTGCCTTCAGCAGCTCGAAGTTCTGCATATTACGTGCACCGATCTGAATGATGTCCACATAATCCAGCGCAGGCTCCAGATGTGCCGGGTCCACAATCTCGCTGATGGTCAGGAGCCCATATTCGTCAGCTGCTTCGCGGAGGATGCGCAGGCCGTCCATGCCCAGTCCCTGGAAATCATATGGAGAGGTCCGCGGTTTGAACGCCCCGCCGCGCATCACCTTAATACCGGCCTTCTGCAGCGCAGCCGCAACTGTGCGGGTCTGCAGCTCGCTCTCCACAGAGCAAGGGCCTGCAACCATCACCGAAGACTGTCCGCCGATCGCAATGTCACCCGGCAGAACAATAACGGTATCTTCCTTTTGGCTTTTGCGGCTGACCAGCAGGCTTTTCTTATGTTCGGCAGACTGAAGATCAAGCGAAGCGGCGAAAATTTGCTTGAAGAGGCTGCGGATCGTCCCGCTTGTGAAAGGCCCTTTATTATTCGCCACCAGCTTCTCCAGCATCGCCTTTTCACGTTCCGGATCAAATTTAGGTACGCCCTGCTTTTCTTTTACCACTCCGATGGCCTGAACGACCTTGGCACGCTCCGAGATCAGTTCCAGCAGCCCTCCGTTGATTTCATCCAGACGGGCTCTCAGCTCATCCAATTCCACATTACTCATTACCTTCCACTCCCTCTTCTAAATTATTCATTTCTGTGAACGCAAAAAAGCCCCCCGCCGCAAGGGACGAGGAGCCGTGGTACCACCCTTATTTAGAGATTAATCCGAACAATGGCTGCTGAACACAAAGATTCATCCACACAGCCTGGAACCAACTCTCTTATACCCGGTAACGCGGGGCGCGGGCCTTCCTACACATATCTGCTGCAGCAAATACTTTCAGGGACCGACTCGGAAGTGAACTTCAGCGCCAAACGTCTCATGAGGGTGCTCTCAGTCTCCGGCACGCCTTCCCTGTTAAGATCCGCTAATGGTGCTTACTCTCTTCGTCATTGTCATTCATCTTTGGGCTGGCGCGTCTTGTGCACCAGTGATGCTATCTTAATCAATATGAGTTACCGGCGCAAGATATTCATGTACCGCTGGGCAGCTTTAACGCAGTACAATGTTCAGAAAAATTTCCCGATAATTGATGTAACGGCCTCACTCCTCAGCGGCTTGCTGATATATTCATCCATCCCGGCCTCAAGACATAATTCACGGTCACCCTTCAGCGCATTCGCTGTCACCGCAATGATTACCGGCACTTTCCCGGCAGGCAGGGTCTGCTTAATGATTCTGGTCGCTTCCAGCCCGCTCATTCCCGGCATCTGGATATCCATGAAGATCAGATCATAAGCTTTGCTGCCGACCATCTGTACCACCTGCAGCCCATCAACGGCAACGTCGACGTCAAAGCCCCGCTTCTCCAGAATTTTGCGCAGTACGATCTGGTTAATCTCATTATCCTCGGCTACAAGTATGGACAAGGGGCGCCTGACACTGTCTGTACCAGGTAATGCAGGGGTTATGCCGCTGCCGTAGCTGTTCTCCTGTTCAAGTAGCACAACGGTAAAAATAAAGGTTGCACCTGTTTGCGTATTCGTATCCAGTGCAATATGTCCGCCCATCAGCTCGACGAGCTGCTTCGTAATCGCCAGCCCAAGCCCCGTACCTTCATGACGCCTGTCCATAAAATGATCCAGCTGGTAAAACGGCTCGAACAGCCGGCTGCGCGCACCTTCCGGAATTCCGATTCCCGTGTCGGCCACCGTAAATTGCAGCGTGACCCGGCCCTCGGCTCTGGCTGCGGTCTGCACGCTTATGGTTACCCCGCCGGTATAAGTGAATTTGACTGCATTGCCGACCAGATTAAGCAGCACCTGCTTCAGCCGCTCCCCGTCACCAATTAACTGCCGGGGGACATCAGGGCTCACTTTAACCGACACTTCTAAATTTTTCGCCTCAGCTTTCAGCAGCAGCAGCTCCAGCGCTGAGTCAATGCAGTGGCTAAGGACAAAGGGGGCATTATGCAATGCCGTTTTGCCCGCTTCGTTCTTGGAAAAGTCCAGGATATCGTTAATGATATTCAGCAGGGTATCCCCGCTCTGCCGGATGATATCCAGATACTCCCGCTGAATGGTGCCCGGCTCGGTCATATCCAGCAGCAGGTCCGTCATTCCTATGACCCCGTTCATCGGCGTACGGATTTCATGGCTCATCATGGCCATAAATTCGCTTTTGGCCCGGTTCGTATTCTCAGCAGTCTCTTTGGCAATAAGCAGCTTTTTCTGTTCGGTTATGTCCTTGACGATAATGTAAAAGCCGACCGTTGCTTTGTTGATAATGATTGGGGCAATGGTCGTCAGCACCTCGACAGAATGTCCGTCCTTATGCCAGATCAGGTCAATGCTGCGTTCGCTGTGGTTGCTGTGGCTGCTGTTAATGCAATAATGGATAACTTTATCCACGTGATGTTCACCGATAATCCGCCCGATATTCATGCCGATCAGTTCAGGAATGGTGAAGCCGGTTAACTGGCAGGCCTGCTCATTTCCGTTAATAATGTTCCCTTCAAGATCCAGAGAGATAATGGCATCGTGATTATATTTTTTCAGGGACGTATACCGTTCAATGGACTCCTGCAGCTTCTGCTCCACAATCTTGCGTTCCGTGATATCACGCCCTACAGCAAGAATCCCCTGGTTATCCCCGTCTTCTATAAAACGCAAAGTAAATTCTATCCATGCATAATGCCCTTCGGCATGCAGAACCCGCATTTGTATCCCCCGGGCTTCAACTACATTTTGCCTGTTCAGAACAGAAAGGTCGTCATGATGAATGAGTCCGCGGATATCACGGCCAATCAGCATATCCGGTTCATATCCGAGGACTTCCTGAATGGAGGCTGAACAATATTTGCAGATGTTATCCGGCGATGCAAAATACACGATGTCCCTGATATTCCCGGCAATCAGCCGGTACAGGTCCTCCAGCGGCATACCGGAGATTTCCCGGGACGCACTGTCCTTGATTTCTGTTACACGAACCGCGTAGTACGCTCCCTCAGCAGGGTTCTCACCGGCCGTAAAATGAACCCTCACAGGAACCGGTGCGCCGTAAGCATGAACCAATGTTAAACCGCATTCAAAAAAAGAAACCTCTCCAGAGCTGAGAGCCTCCATCATTTCCCTATGTATCTTCACAGAATCGGCGTGCAGCAGCTCACTGAACTCACGACCACGAAGCTGTTCCTCTGTAAATCCGAGCAAAATTGTTATTGCGGGACTTACACTCGTCCATTTCCCGTCCACGGAAAGGAAAGCTGATCCGACCATCCCTGTTTTGGCCATATCTCCAAATTGGGAACCGTCCCCTGCCTGCTGTCTTAACATCTGACCACCGCCTGTGTATGGAGTATTAAACGGTATTCCCTTATCTTAAAATCTTTAATATTAATATCTTGCATATCCGGGTGAAAGTCAATTGATAATCTTACCAAACATGACACCTTTGAATGAATAAAATAACCCATTAAATTGCAAAATTATCCTACGGGCTGTGTTATATCTTCTCATAAAAAAGAAGCCCTGTACAAGCGGCTCCAAAAATAATATTAACTGCTGTTGCCTAAACCGGCCTTCAGGAAGAGCTCTCCCCGGCTCCCCGCCTTTAATTGTCATTTTGTTCCCAAGTCACAGCTATGGATGCGTAATCCCCGGCTAACAGGGATTTCACTAAATTTATAAAGTCTGTAACCTGAAGAGGTTTGGTAATGTAAGCGGCAAATCCTTTTCCCCTGGCACGCTCGACATCCGAGGTTTGGGCAAAGGCGCTGATCGCCACTACCGGGATATGACAGGTCTTTGCATCTAATTTCAAGCATTCCAATGCCTCATATCCATTTAGGCCGGGCAAGCCGATGTCGAGAATAATGAGATCCGGCAGCTGCTGCCCTGCAATACTGAGCCCGAGTTCCGCCGTGTCAGCTTCCAGCAGCAGCACAGATGGCAGCTTTTTTTTGAATATATGGTGCATTAATGCCATGTTGAGCTCATTATCCTCTACATACAGTACGGACTGCCTGTATTCCTCCATTAGCAAAGTCCCCCTACAGTGTCTGCTGCGCATATACCTAAGATCCGGAAAAAATAAAAAGCCGAAGAAAAGGGACAAATCCCCCTTCTTCGGCTCATGTTCGGCTCATTCGCATGTCCGACTCATTTCCGCCTCAAGTATGCTGTTTTATTTAAAAGTATATGCGATCACACTGGTATCTTTGTCAAAATCCCAATCCACATAAATGTCCGACAGTTCTTTTCCGAGCATCGGCGCAATGGTGGTTGTATCCTCAAGATATCGTTTTTCCATCTTCCGTTTGGTTGTCTTCAGTGTATTCTCATAGCCCAGGCCAATTAATTCCTTCTCCAAAGGAATCAGAATACCCTCGCGTTTAATGATCAGTGTACGGGAGCCCAGCCACCAGGAGTCTGTGAACTCAGGTTCCTTCTGCACCTTTCGGCTTACTTCATTGATTTGGGCATGAACTTCGTCTCGTCCGGCGTAATCGTCGATCTCTGCTCCGTTATTCTTGATGAGTGCAACGATCATACCTGATGCATTATGTATACCCCAATCATAAAAAATCTCAGTGACCTCAATAGCCATCTCTTCCTTCAGGTAAGCCGAAAGCTCGGGAAGCAGGGATTTCATCAGCAGCTCCCGCGTGTAACGGAATGCCTGCTCCTCTTCCTTATTTAACAGAAACCTCTCCACTGGCCCGATAAAATTGCGGATATGCAGGGCGATGCATTGCTTCCCGATAGAAGCATGAATGGATTCCGGTCCTTTCCCGAAGCGCTCTCTTAGAAGTCTTCCTGTAAAACTGGAAAGTTGGCTAGTAAGTTCTGTAGTGCTCATTAAATTTCCTCCAGCATTATATTCTTTTATCTGTCCGGGGAGACGCTCCGCCTGCTGAAAAAACGGTTCGTACATCTTAGTATAATCTCAACTGACTCCTTCGTACACAAAAAAATATAAATTCCAGTTTGACAATAACAATTTAATTGTTTACAATTTAATTACCTAAAATATTATTATACATATACTGGAAGGGCGAACCGTCTATGAGCATCTATTCCTACACCGCCCGCAACATCCGCGGCAAAGAAATCAGCCTTGAACAATACAGGGACAAGGTCCTCCTGATTGTAAATACCGCCAGCAAATGCGGCTTCACTCCGCAGTATTCCGATCTTCAAAAGCTCTACGAGAAATATAATGAACAGGGTTTTCAAATTCTCGGCTTCCCCAGCAACCAGTTCGGTGAAGAGCCCGGCACGAATGATGAGGTAGATATTTTTTGCCAGATTAATTATGGAGTTAGTTTTCCCCTTTTTGAGAAAATTGATGTCAAAGGAAATAATAAACATCCGTTATTTGCGTACCTGACAGAGCAGGCAGAGTTTGCCGGCTTTGATCCGGGTCACGCAGGCAGCAGGCTGCTGCATAAAATGCTGGAAGAACATGATCCTGCATCACTTACGGACAATGAGGTGAAATGGAACTTCACCAAGTTCCTTATCGACCGCAAAGGCAATGTGGTGGAACGGTTTGAATCCCCTGTTGATCCGCTGGATATTGAACCGGCTATTGAGCAGCTGCTGTAAAGAAGTCAAAGCAACAAGGGTGTCCGCGGGACACCCTTGTTTTTGCGTGGGATCATACAGTTTATGAATGCCTGGCCTTTCATGGGCTGCGGTGGGCTTCAGTAAACACCTCAAAGAAAGGTGTAGTATCCCGCTCGGCCATTGTGTCAGGCGCTCCGGCGCTCCAGCCGATCTCTGCCCGCCAGCTGCCAAGCAGGCCTGAAGCAATCAGCTCCTGCTCCTCCACCTGAACGGATATCTCGCCTTGGGGCGCTACGTATAACGCATCCGCGGGACAGTAAGCCTCGCACATGAAGCAGGTCTGGCAGTCCTCCTGACGGGCAACGGTAGCAAGCTTGCCGTTCATCTCGAAGACGTTCGTCGGACAGACCTTCACGCACAGCTTGCAGCCGATGCAGCGGTCTGCAATGACCAGTTCAATCATATTGCCTGCCCCTCTCTCTGCACCTTCAGCTCATGGGCATGCGGCACTTGTTCCGTACTAATGCTAATCCTGTCAATCCCTGAGAGGATCAGCCGGTGGGTCTGGCGCGGATCCAGCGCCGGATATTCCGCCAGCCGCTGCAGGCCGCGGCTTTCCTTGCGGGCCAGCGCAGCGGTGTACATCCAGCGCCCGGCCTGAAGCATGGCCGCCGCTTCCCGGGACTGTACGATGCCCTGCACTGTGGCCGGAGGCCGGTGGGTGAGATAGGGCATCAGGCTGTCCAGCCGCTTCAAGGCTGCGGCCACGACGGGTTCGCTGCGGAAGTAGTTAATCTGCAGCGGCAGGATTTCACGCTGGACGGCCGCAATCAGCGGCTTCGGGTCCAGCGCCCCGCCGGCATCGGCGCCAGCCGGCAGGCCATAGCGGCCCGCCGCGGTGAGCAGCCGGCTGTCCGCCCCGCGCGGCTGCGACAGCGCGTGCCGCGCCGCTCCCCGGCCAGCCCAGCTGCCGCTGCAGATGGCCCAGGAAGCGTTATAGGCACCGCCGCCGGAGATGGCGCCGGTTACCTTCTCGCGCGATGCGGCATCTCCGGCCGCATAGAGCCCCGGCACCGTAGTGGCACAATCGGTGCCGGTCAGGCGCAGGCCCCCCGTGCCGCGCATCGTGCCTTCATAGCGGAGCGTAAGCGGAAATTTATCCTTGAACGGATTAATTCCGGCCCGCTCCAGCGGCATGAAG
Coding sequences:
- the deoC gene encoding deoxyribose-phosphate aldolase, whose amino-acid sequence is MSEITLSGIIDHTLLKADARKEDIIKLAEEAKTYKFASVCVNPAWVAVAHEVLKDTPEVKVCTVIGFPLGASTPETKAFETANAIANGAGEVDMVINIGALKDGDNELVKRDIAAVVEAARGKALTKVIIETCLLTDEEKTRACKLSVEAGADFVKTSTGFSTGGATKEDIALMRAAVGPEIGVKASGGVRSAEDALVMVGAGATRIGTSGGVAIAKGEQSQSSY
- a CDS encoding 3-oxoacyl-ACP synthase III family protein yields the protein MIHTGDSIVIRSAAYYHPSHIVGNDYYLEHFAALGKDIKRFLEVMGRRSRYIVSDDSENSLTMGLKAAQKVLKDAGLQSEDLDMIVFASQTPEYTYPTNALLLHNKLQCKHRTITLDTNANCAGMVAAVEQASRYMQSNPGIRYALVTGSDYSSINCNTDDEITYPNFGDAAAAVILERSSEPGGFRDSLYYTDSEGCENIMFPACGLSGIYREETTAEQIRIRWTPFDGTVCVGAAIADIQELMRRNGLTAEDISAFCLSQFSLKNIELIQDGLGLGPEKFIYVGDEFGYTATSSPFIAFQRGVEDGRIKRGDYVFFWSVGAGWQIPTMLFKY
- a CDS encoding SulP family inorganic anion transporter encodes the protein MTVAVALIPEAIAFSILAGVSPMVGLYASVCIAVVTAFAGGRPGMISAATGAMALLVGSLVLNHGIEYLFAATVLAGIFQIIMGMLKLGRFITFLPQPVMTGFVNALAILIFMAQLTHFVGQGWVMYALVALTLVIIYTVPRFTKAVPSALVAIIIVSVLSIVLKLDVRTVGDMGEITSALPVFHLPQVPISLDMLLVILPYSLSLAVVGLLESLMTATLIDDITDTGSDKNREAKGQGLANIVTGFFGGMAGCAMIGQSMVNMKSGGRTRLSTFVSGVFLLFLILVLGDVVKQIPMAALVGVMIMVCISTFEWSSLKSLARVPKSDALVMIVTVVTVVATDNLSIGVLFGVLLSALSFAWKMASIRLTVKTGTDTTTYTVSGQLFFGTTSHFVQEFDYENDRQQIVIDFSHSHVWDQSAVGAIAKTISKYAEHGKTVTITGLNEESKQLVNRIGLAFSGGHS
- a CDS encoding bifunctional 3-deoxy-7-phosphoheptulonate synthase/chorismate mutase produces the protein MSNVELDELRARLDEINGGLLELISERAKVVQAIGVVKEKQGVPKFDPEREKAMLEKLVANNKGPFTSGTIRSLFKQIFAASLDLQSAEHKKSLLVSRKSQKEDTVIVLPGDIAIGGQSSVMVAGPCSVESELQTRTVAAALQKAGIKVMRGGAFKPRTSPYDFQGLGMDGLRILREAADEYGLLTISEIVDPAHLEPALDYVDIIQIGARNMQNFELLKAAGELDKPVLLKRGLAATMEEFLHAAEYIMSRGNTQVMLIERGIRTYEKWTRNTLDISAVPILKQESHLPVLVDVTHSTGRKDILIPCAKAALAAGADGIMVEVHPDPATALSDAAQQLNIEEFNHFFNEVKASGLYR
- a CDS encoding PAS domain-containing hybrid sensor histidine kinase/response regulator, whose amino-acid sequence is MLRQQAGDGSQFGDMAKTGMVGSAFLSVDGKWTSVSPAITILLGFTEEQLRGREFSELLHADSVKIHREMMEALSSGEVSFFECGLTLVHAYGAPVPVRVHFTAGENPAEGAYYAVRVTEIKDSASREISGMPLEDLYRLIAGNIRDIVYFASPDNICKYCSASIQEVLGYEPDMLIGRDIRGLIHHDDLSVLNRQNVVEARGIQMRVLHAEGHYAWIEFTLRFIEDGDNQGILAVGRDITERKIVEQKLQESIERYTSLKKYNHDAIISLDLEGNIINGNEQACQLTGFTIPELIGMNIGRIIGEHHVDKVIHYCINSSHSNHSERSIDLIWHKDGHSVEVLTTIAPIIINKATVGFYIIVKDITEQKKLLIAKETAENTNRAKSEFMAMMSHEIRTPMNGVIGMTDLLLDMTEPGTIQREYLDIIRQSGDTLLNIINDILDFSKNEAGKTALHNAPFVLSHCIDSALELLLLKAEAKNLEVSVKVSPDVPRQLIGDGERLKQVLLNLVGNAVKFTYTGGVTISVQTAARAEGRVTLQFTVADTGIGIPEGARSRLFEPFYQLDHFMDRRHEGTGLGLAITKQLVELMGGHIALDTNTQTGATFIFTVVLLEQENSYGSGITPALPGTDSVRRPLSILVAEDNEINQIVLRKILEKRGFDVDVAVDGLQVVQMVGSKAYDLIFMDIQMPGMSGLEATRIIKQTLPAGKVPVIIAVTANALKGDRELCLEAGMDEYISKPLRSEAVTSIIGKFF
- a CDS encoding response regulator, whose product is MEEYRQSVLYVEDNELNMALMHHIFKKKLPSVLLLEADTAELGLSIAGQQLPDLIILDIGLPGLNGYEALECLKLDAKTCHIPVVAISAFAQTSDVERARGKGFAAYITKPLQVTDFINLVKSLLAGDYASIAVTWEQNDN
- a CDS encoding Na-translocating system protein MpsC family protein; this encodes MSTTELTSQLSSFTGRLLRERFGKGPESIHASIGKQCIALHIRNFIGPVERFLLNKEEEQAFRYTRELLMKSLLPELSAYLKEEMAIEVTEIFYDWGIHNASGMIVALIKNNGAEIDDYAGRDEVHAQINEVSRKVQKEPEFTDSWWLGSRTLIIKREGILIPLEKELIGLGYENTLKTTKRKMEKRYLEDTTTIAPMLGKELSDIYVDWDFDKDTSVIAYTFK
- a CDS encoding glutathione peroxidase, with the translated sequence MSIYSYTARNIRGKEISLEQYRDKVLLIVNTASKCGFTPQYSDLQKLYEKYNEQGFQILGFPSNQFGEEPGTNDEVDIFCQINYGVSFPLFEKIDVKGNNKHPLFAYLTEQAEFAGFDPGHAGSRLLHKMLEEHDPASLTDNEVKWNFTKFLIDRKGNVVERFESPVDPLDIEPAIEQLL
- a CDS encoding 4Fe-4S binding protein — protein: MIELVIADRCIGCKLCVKVCPTNVFEMNGKLATVARQEDCQTCFMCEAYCPADALYVAPQGEISVQVEEQELIASGLLGSWRAEIGWSAGAPDTMAERDTTPFFEVFTEAHRSP